In a genomic window of Paraburkholderia phenazinium:
- a CDS encoding DUF4148 domain-containing protein yields MKLLSKTAVVTLFALGSASAFAAKGLTPQQCNDYPFTPLKAEVTHAQLMQELAELEAVGYDPSENDEDYPSDLELAEKKLQAEYHADCVPAGAQNSLGAGADTTQGTPAS; encoded by the coding sequence ATGAAACTGTTATCGAAAACCGCGGTGGTTACCCTCTTCGCCCTTGGCAGTGCTTCCGCTTTTGCCGCCAAAGGCCTCACGCCACAACAGTGCAACGACTATCCCTTCACGCCATTGAAGGCCGAGGTCACGCATGCGCAACTGATGCAGGAGCTGGCTGAACTGGAAGCGGTAGGCTACGACCCGTCCGAAAACGACGAAGACTATCCATCCGATCTCGAACTCGCTGAAAAGAAACTGCAAGCCGAGTACCACGCCGACTGCGTGCCCGCCGGCGCGCAGAATTCGCTCGGAGCGGGCGCGGACACGACACAAGGCACGCCGGCCAGCTAA
- a CDS encoding porin codes for MKIQKTTAAILVLGAFAGAAHAQSVTLYGIADGGFLFNNNVKGEKLYGLSSATSSRWGLLGSEDLGGGLKAIFDLENGFTLGTGALSQGGLEFGRRAYVGLQSATYGTVTLGRQYSASNDATSNFASGADWAASGLGYGTRAGDVDNVDTSNRVQNAIKYTSPSYRGLTVGVLYSLGGQAGDFSRNEVTDAAVSYVNGPVKLGASYMFTKDPYYATFGDQGNSSSPTSATGGTNNMASRIYGGYASAGSQQIITAGGSYALGAATLAVLYSNTQFQNLGTVNAVGSYGTKYNGGTATFNSGELNVKYALTPALTLAGAYIYTHNSGADDVGSASYNQFNLGTIYQLSKRTSLYAIGFFETASGVDSTGKKAVADFSTSSYSSNNHQLAAIVGMTHKF; via the coding sequence ATGAAAATCCAAAAGACTACGGCGGCCATCCTGGTGCTGGGCGCCTTTGCGGGTGCTGCTCACGCTCAAAGCGTCACGCTGTACGGCATTGCCGACGGCGGCTTCCTGTTCAACAACAACGTCAAGGGCGAAAAGCTCTATGGCCTGTCGAGCGCCACGTCGTCGCGTTGGGGCCTGCTGGGCAGCGAAGATCTCGGCGGTGGCCTGAAAGCCATTTTCGACCTGGAAAACGGCTTTACGCTCGGCACGGGCGCGTTGAGTCAGGGCGGCCTGGAGTTCGGTCGTCGCGCGTATGTCGGCCTGCAGAGCGCCACGTACGGTACGGTGACTCTCGGTCGTCAATATTCGGCCAGCAATGATGCGACGTCCAACTTTGCATCGGGCGCGGACTGGGCCGCCTCCGGTCTCGGTTACGGCACGCGTGCCGGCGACGTCGACAACGTCGATACGTCGAACCGCGTTCAGAACGCGATCAAGTACACGAGCCCGAGCTACCGTGGTCTGACGGTCGGCGTGCTGTACAGCCTCGGCGGCCAGGCCGGCGACTTCTCGAGGAACGAAGTCACCGACGCAGCCGTGTCGTACGTGAACGGCCCGGTCAAGCTCGGCGCGAGCTACATGTTCACCAAGGATCCGTACTACGCAACGTTCGGCGACCAGGGCAATTCGTCGTCGCCGACGTCGGCTACGGGCGGCACCAACAACATGGCAAGCCGTATTTACGGCGGCTACGCTTCGGCCGGTTCGCAACAGATCATCACGGCCGGCGGTTCGTACGCGCTGGGTGCGGCAACGCTCGCCGTGCTGTACTCGAACACGCAGTTCCAGAATCTCGGCACGGTCAACGCTGTGGGCAGCTACGGCACCAAGTACAACGGCGGCACCGCTACGTTCAATTCAGGCGAACTGAACGTCAAGTACGCACTGACGCCGGCACTGACGCTGGCCGGCGCTTACATCTACACGCATAACAGCGGCGCGGATGACGTCGGCAGCGCGAGCTACAACCAGTTCAACCTGGGCACGATCTATCAGCTGTCCAAGCGTACGTCGCTCTACGCCATCGGTTTCTTCGAAACCGCTTCGGGTGTCGATTCGACGGGCAAGAAGGCAGTGGCCGACTTCAGCACCTCGTCCTACTCGTCGAACAACCACCAGTTGGCAGCCATTGTCGGTATGACGCACAAGTTCTAA
- a CDS encoding c-type cytochrome — MPSLFGRRGAAGVAGVAVAAVAVVTALLAPNAQAAYGIGTPLSEQDVAAWNIDVAPDGRGLPAGSGDVLTGAHIFAAQCAACHGAQGQGLIGDALVGGQGTLATAKPKRTIGSYWPYATTLFDYIHRAMPYNAPESLSADEVYAVCAFLLNQNGIVPPDTRLDAVSLPRVKMPNRDGFVVDPRPDKL, encoded by the coding sequence ATGCCTAGTTTATTCGGGCGCAGAGGTGCGGCGGGTGTCGCGGGCGTTGCCGTTGCCGCTGTTGCTGTCGTCACAGCCTTGCTTGCGCCGAATGCACAGGCGGCGTACGGCATCGGTACGCCCTTGTCCGAGCAGGACGTCGCCGCGTGGAATATCGACGTAGCGCCGGACGGCCGCGGCCTGCCCGCAGGTAGCGGCGACGTGCTCACCGGCGCGCATATCTTCGCGGCCCAGTGTGCCGCTTGCCATGGCGCGCAAGGACAAGGCCTGATCGGCGATGCGCTGGTCGGTGGACAAGGCACGCTCGCTACGGCGAAACCGAAGCGCACAATCGGCAGTTACTGGCCGTACGCGACGACGTTGTTCGACTACATCCACCGCGCCATGCCGTATAACGCACCCGAGTCGCTCTCGGCGGACGAGGTGTACGCCGTGTGCGCTTTCCTGCTGAATCAGAACGGTATCGTGCCGCCGGATACGCGCCTCGATGCGGTGTCGCTGCCGCGCGTGAAAATGCCCAATCGCGATGGCTTCGTGGTCGATCCACGGCCCGACAAGCTCTGA
- a CDS encoding TauD/TfdA dioxygenase family protein, translating into MRAFDGPVGAEVLGLDLNQPLAAEDFARIHRAHLDHHVLVFRDQRITPDQQIAFSRRFGPLQIHVLHQFQLPGYPEVLVVSNIVENGKPIGLGDAGHFWHSDLSYKEKPSLGSLLHAQELPAEGGDTLFANMHLAWDTLPAHLREAVEGRFAEHTYLAKYAELQKRSPWRPNLSAEQIAQVKPVVQPIVRTHPETGRKALFVSEHFTTRVIGLPEDESKQLLEEIFAHSVRPEHLYRHVWAEHDMVFWDNRSLMHLAAGTPDHLRRKLYRTTIEGDVPV; encoded by the coding sequence ATTCGTGCTTTCGACGGCCCGGTGGGCGCCGAAGTGCTGGGTCTCGACCTGAATCAACCGCTCGCCGCCGAGGACTTCGCGCGCATTCACCGCGCTCACCTCGATCACCACGTACTGGTGTTTCGCGACCAGCGCATCACGCCCGATCAACAGATCGCCTTTAGCCGCCGCTTCGGGCCGCTGCAGATCCACGTGCTGCACCAGTTCCAGTTGCCGGGATATCCGGAAGTGCTGGTCGTATCGAACATCGTCGAGAACGGCAAGCCGATCGGTCTGGGCGACGCCGGTCACTTCTGGCATTCGGACCTCTCGTACAAGGAGAAGCCGAGCCTCGGCTCGCTGCTGCATGCGCAGGAGTTGCCGGCCGAAGGCGGCGATACGCTGTTCGCCAACATGCACCTCGCGTGGGACACGTTGCCGGCCCATTTGCGCGAGGCCGTAGAAGGGCGCTTCGCGGAGCACACGTATCTCGCGAAGTACGCCGAACTGCAAAAACGCAGCCCCTGGCGGCCGAATCTGTCCGCCGAGCAGATTGCCCAGGTGAAGCCGGTTGTGCAGCCCATCGTGCGCACGCATCCGGAAACGGGCCGTAAGGCACTTTTCGTCAGCGAGCATTTCACGACCCGCGTGATCGGGCTGCCCGAAGACGAGAGCAAGCAGTTGCTCGAGGAAATTTTCGCGCACAGCGTGCGCCCTGAGCATCTGTACCGGCATGTGTGGGCAGAACACGACATGGTGTTCTGGGACAACCGTTCGCTGATGCACCTCGCCGCCGGCACGCCCGACCACCTGCGCCGCAAGCTGTACCGCACCACCATCGAAGGCGACGTGCCGGTCTGA
- a CDS encoding response regulator transcription factor, whose amino-acid sequence MRILFVSPRHPEASWLYKALHESTHSLCRSHDLAHGVWQATREPFDAAILMAHDPDLYPELTATLPQFSAIAGGAILIAILATATAQERTAALRAGADACFARPLSFIEMHERLQALRRATLARRVTGQPAAAQLQLDSLTRELVSGEQRLSLTKTEYLLVECLMRDPNVPVAHEQLIRYAWPGRDVINCTSVTPLIWRLRSKLKTHLPTVHINTVNCYGYQLSLLPP is encoded by the coding sequence ATGCGCATTCTTTTCGTGTCTCCACGACACCCTGAGGCCAGTTGGCTGTACAAGGCGCTGCACGAAAGCACTCACAGCCTGTGCCGTTCGCACGATCTGGCCCACGGTGTGTGGCAAGCCACGCGAGAGCCGTTCGACGCGGCGATCCTGATGGCGCACGACCCGGACCTGTACCCTGAGCTCACCGCCACGCTGCCGCAGTTCTCCGCGATTGCGGGGGGCGCCATCCTGATCGCGATTCTGGCGACCGCTACGGCTCAGGAGCGCACCGCAGCGCTACGTGCGGGCGCCGACGCCTGCTTTGCCCGGCCGCTTTCGTTTATTGAAATGCATGAACGCCTGCAGGCGCTGCGTCGAGCCACGCTGGCACGCCGCGTTACCGGACAACCGGCCGCCGCGCAGCTCCAGCTTGATTCGCTGACACGGGAACTGGTGAGCGGGGAGCAGCGTTTGTCCCTGACCAAGACCGAGTATCTGCTTGTCGAGTGCCTGATGCGCGATCCGAACGTGCCCGTCGCCCATGAGCAACTCATTCGCTATGCGTGGCCAGGGCGAGACGTCATCAATTGCACAAGCGTGACTCCGCTGATCTGGCGGCTGAGATCGAAACTGAAGACGCACCTGCCGACGGTTCACATCAATACGGTAAATTGCTATGGCTACCAGCTGAGTCTTTTGCCGCCCTGA
- a CDS encoding ATP-binding protein codes for MRNEQGAAGAPYLPWVIAIGASVIVLLVCVASGWDSWRARRLTLADNDREMSSLASAIAEQTARSLQGVELILRRTSVWERDPRNRLATPAEKEAFLRHQIDGLPQIREVTIADENGARIATSTPAGSSSPSIGNRQYFQDLKRATGEAVVVSEPLQSLTDGKPTFAVAIRLQDSEGRFAGVARALVEEDYFRDFFRRIDLGPGAAIRLLREGGTPIVEFAAAPQGNKVARVRSALRQVPGFPLLVMVSRDESVALADWRTSSINALVRTGSISAFVALLAFALIRQMRRLGEVNERLRSSERRWRAVFENAPLGIAVLTTDGDYAATNPAFQRMIGYSSHELEQLGAFDVTYREDVPATREHVLRLLSGTPDTIRFQMRYTHRDGHVVWADMSMARVSAHHQHASNYARHAGEMLVATVEDITSRREAEEARRQLEGQLRQSQKLEALGTFAGGIAHDFNNILGAILGYGERAFHSLAATSDERRYVEQVLHAGNRARTLVERILTFSRSGMGARVPVRVSPVVSETVELLKGRLPASIELDVKLDANDTYVAGDATHLHQVVMNLCSNAVLAMPSGGTLTVALENEHVPAATTLSEGRIGPGDFVRLSVADTGTGIAPEVLERIFNPFFTTRSTGEGTGLGLSLVDGIVREYGGGIDVRSRVGQGTRFDIYLPVTEAPLPADEAVSEALPRGDGQVVLVVDDEDALVTLAEEVLAELGYEPVGFRSSAAALRAFRDDPDRFDAVITDQTMPELTGLELASHIRAIRGSLPVILCSGYGNPALERDARNAGAAALLRKPLRSGELALALHRILARPQP; via the coding sequence ATGCGTAACGAACAAGGCGCTGCAGGCGCACCCTATCTGCCCTGGGTCATTGCCATCGGCGCTAGCGTGATTGTGTTGCTGGTTTGCGTGGCATCGGGCTGGGATAGCTGGCGCGCCCGTCGCCTGACGCTTGCGGACAACGACCGGGAAATGTCCAGCCTGGCCAGTGCCATCGCCGAACAGACGGCGCGCTCGTTGCAGGGGGTGGAACTGATTCTGCGGCGTACGTCGGTCTGGGAGCGCGATCCGCGCAACCGGCTGGCGACGCCCGCCGAGAAAGAGGCCTTCCTGCGGCATCAGATAGACGGACTGCCGCAGATTCGCGAGGTGACCATTGCCGACGAGAACGGCGCCCGCATCGCCACGTCGACCCCTGCGGGCAGCTCGAGTCCGAGTATCGGCAATCGCCAGTACTTCCAGGATTTGAAGCGGGCCACAGGGGAGGCGGTGGTGGTGAGCGAACCGTTGCAGAGCCTCACGGACGGCAAGCCGACCTTCGCGGTGGCGATTCGCCTGCAGGACTCCGAAGGAAGATTTGCAGGGGTGGCGCGGGCACTGGTCGAAGAAGACTACTTCCGCGATTTCTTCAGGCGCATTGACCTGGGGCCCGGCGCGGCCATTCGTCTTCTGCGCGAGGGCGGCACGCCGATCGTCGAGTTTGCGGCCGCACCGCAGGGCAACAAGGTCGCGCGGGTGCGCTCGGCGCTACGCCAGGTGCCCGGCTTCCCGCTGTTAGTGATGGTTTCGCGCGACGAATCGGTTGCGCTCGCAGACTGGCGCACCAGTTCGATCAACGCGCTCGTACGGACCGGTTCGATCTCCGCGTTCGTCGCCTTGCTTGCGTTTGCACTGATCAGGCAGATGCGCCGGCTCGGCGAAGTCAACGAGCGGCTTCGTTCGAGCGAGCGGCGCTGGCGGGCGGTGTTCGAGAATGCGCCGCTCGGTATCGCCGTCCTCACGACGGATGGCGACTACGCGGCGACCAATCCGGCTTTTCAGCGGATGATCGGCTACTCGTCGCACGAGCTTGAACAGCTTGGCGCCTTCGACGTTACGTATCGCGAAGACGTGCCTGCGACGCGCGAACATGTGCTCAGACTGCTCTCCGGCACACCCGACACGATCCGTTTCCAGATGCGCTACACGCACCGCGACGGCCATGTCGTCTGGGCGGACATGAGCATGGCGAGAGTCTCGGCGCATCATCAACACGCGTCGAATTACGCGCGGCACGCCGGGGAGATGCTGGTTGCGACGGTGGAAGACATCACGTCGCGTCGCGAGGCCGAAGAGGCACGCCGTCAGCTTGAAGGACAACTGAGGCAATCGCAGAAGCTCGAAGCGCTTGGTACCTTCGCCGGCGGGATCGCCCACGACTTCAACAATATTCTCGGGGCCATTCTAGGCTATGGCGAACGTGCCTTCCATTCACTAGCTGCAACGAGCGATGAGCGTCGCTATGTGGAGCAGGTTCTCCATGCCGGTAACCGGGCACGCACGCTGGTCGAGCGCATCCTGACTTTCAGCCGCAGCGGTATGGGGGCGCGTGTGCCGGTGCGCGTGTCGCCGGTCGTGTCGGAGACCGTCGAGTTGCTGAAGGGGCGGTTGCCGGCCAGCATTGAACTCGACGTCAAGCTCGATGCGAACGACACCTATGTGGCCGGCGATGCGACACACCTGCACCAGGTCGTCATGAATCTCTGCAGCAACGCGGTTCTGGCGATGCCCTCGGGTGGCACGCTGACTGTGGCGCTCGAAAACGAGCATGTTCCGGCCGCGACGACGTTATCGGAAGGCCGGATCGGACCAGGCGACTTCGTCAGGCTGAGCGTCGCGGATACGGGAACCGGGATTGCCCCCGAGGTGCTGGAGCGCATCTTCAACCCGTTCTTTACGACCCGGAGCACGGGCGAGGGGACCGGCCTCGGTCTGTCGCTCGTCGACGGGATCGTGCGAGAGTATGGCGGTGGCATCGACGTCCGCAGCAGGGTCGGGCAGGGTACTCGCTTCGATATCTACCTTCCGGTCACTGAAGCGCCGCTGCCGGCCGACGAAGCCGTCTCCGAAGCATTGCCTCGCGGGGACGGTCAGGTTGTGCTGGTCGTCGACGACGAAGATGCGCTGGTGACGCTCGCCGAAGAGGTGCTGGCCGAACTCGGTTACGAGCCGGTGGGCTTTCGATCGAGCGCCGCAGCGTTGCGGGCCTTCAGAGACGATCCCGACCGCTTCGACGCCGTCATCACCGACCAGACGATGCCGGAGCTGACGGGCCTGGAACTCGCAAGCCATATCCGCGCGATTCGCGGCTCGTTGCCGGTGATCCTCTGTAGCGGCTATGGCAATCCGGCTCTCGAAAGGGACGCGCGCAACGCCGGGGCTGCCGCGTTGCTGCGCAAGCCGTTGCGCTCGGGAGAACTGGCGCTCGCGTTGCATCGAATCCTGGCGCGGCCTCAGCCTTAG
- a CDS encoding YybH family protein codes for MDQPDNPILQVLDDYKAAVLAKDLDAFIALYDEDVRVFDMWGAWSYNGIASWRDMVARWFGSLGTERVVVDFSDPQTIVAQDLAVVHAFVTYQALTADGVALRSLDNRLTMTLRQRGGGWKVVHEHTSSPLDVETAKVIFNR; via the coding sequence GTGGACCAACCCGACAACCCGATCCTGCAGGTCCTGGACGACTACAAGGCGGCGGTACTCGCAAAAGACCTCGACGCTTTCATCGCGCTGTACGACGAGGACGTGCGGGTCTTCGACATGTGGGGGGCGTGGTCGTACAACGGCATTGCGTCATGGCGGGACATGGTGGCCCGCTGGTTCGGCTCGTTGGGTACCGAGCGCGTGGTTGTGGATTTCAGCGATCCGCAAACGATTGTCGCGCAGGACCTTGCCGTCGTTCACGCCTTCGTGACATACCAGGCGCTGACGGCGGACGGCGTGGCGCTGCGCTCGCTGGATAACCGGCTGACCATGACGCTCAGGCAGCGCGGGGGCGGGTGGAAGGTCGTCCACGAACACACCTCGTCGCCGCTCGACGTTGAGACAGCGAAGGTCATCTTCAACCGCTGA
- the argG gene encoding argininosuccinate synthase codes for MSTILESLPSGQKVGIAFSGGLDTSAALHWMRIKGAVPYAYTANLGQPDEDDYDSIPRRAIQYGAEGARLIDCRAQLVAEGIAALQAGAFHISTAGVTYFNTTPIGRAVTGTMLVAAMKEDGVNIWGDGSTYKGNDIERFYRYGLLVNPDLKIYKPWLDQAFIDELGGRAEMSEFMRQSGFEYKMSAEKAYSTDSNLLGATHEAKDLESLESGIKIVNPIMGVAFWRDDVQIAKEEVTIRFEEGQPVALNGVQFTDAVELLLEANRIGGRHGLGMSDQIENRIIEAKSRGIYEAPGLALLYIAYERLVTGIHNEDTIEQYRENGKRLGRLLYQGRWFDPQAIMLRETAQRWVARAITGEVTIELRRGNDYSILSTKSPNLTYQPERLSMEKVESTFSPRDRIGQLTMRNLDITDTRAKLLIYSEVGLLAPGEALALPQLKDDSK; via the coding sequence ATGAGCACAATCCTTGAAAGTCTTCCGTCCGGCCAGAAAGTTGGCATCGCCTTCTCCGGCGGACTCGACACGAGTGCCGCTCTGCACTGGATGCGGATCAAAGGCGCCGTCCCGTACGCCTACACGGCTAACCTCGGCCAGCCCGACGAAGACGACTACGATTCGATTCCGCGTCGTGCGATCCAGTACGGCGCAGAAGGCGCGCGACTCATAGACTGCCGGGCTCAACTGGTCGCCGAGGGCATCGCCGCCCTGCAAGCGGGCGCGTTCCACATCTCCACCGCCGGCGTCACCTACTTCAATACGACGCCGATCGGCCGCGCCGTCACCGGCACGATGCTGGTCGCCGCCATGAAGGAAGACGGCGTCAACATCTGGGGCGACGGCAGCACGTACAAGGGCAATGACATCGAGCGTTTCTATCGCTACGGCCTGCTCGTCAATCCGGATCTGAAGATCTACAAGCCGTGGCTCGACCAGGCGTTCATCGACGAGCTGGGCGGCCGCGCGGAAATGTCGGAGTTCATGCGCCAGTCGGGCTTCGAGTACAAGATGTCGGCGGAGAAAGCGTATTCCACCGACTCGAACCTGCTCGGCGCCACGCACGAAGCGAAAGATCTCGAGAGCCTCGAAAGCGGCATCAAGATCGTGAACCCCATCATGGGCGTCGCATTCTGGCGCGACGACGTGCAGATCGCGAAGGAAGAAGTCACGATCCGCTTCGAGGAAGGCCAGCCGGTCGCGTTGAATGGCGTCCAGTTCACGGATGCCGTGGAACTGCTGCTGGAAGCGAACCGCATTGGCGGCCGTCATGGTCTCGGCATGAGCGACCAGATCGAGAACCGCATCATCGAGGCGAAGAGCCGCGGGATCTACGAAGCGCCTGGACTCGCGCTGCTGTACATCGCGTACGAGCGCCTCGTGACGGGCATCCACAACGAAGACACCATCGAGCAGTACCGCGAAAACGGCAAGCGCCTCGGCCGCCTGCTGTATCAGGGCCGCTGGTTCGATCCGCAGGCCATCATGCTGCGTGAAACGGCACAGCGCTGGGTGGCGCGCGCCATCACCGGCGAAGTCACTATCGAACTGCGCCGCGGCAACGACTACTCGATCCTGAGCACGAAGTCGCCGAACCTCACGTACCAGCCGGAGCGGCTTTCAATGGAAAAGGTCGAGTCGACCTTCTCGCCGCGCGACCGGATCGGCCAGTTGACGATGCGCAATCTTGACATCACCGATACGCGCGCCAAACTGCTGATCTATTCGGAAGTCGGTTTGCTCGCGCCAGGCGAAGCGCTGGCGCTGCCGCAGTTGAAGGACGATAGCAAGTAA
- a CDS encoding response regulator yields MSNDNPPHVLVVDDDPAIRTLIEEYLRDNDLRVTAASNGKEMTAALTEHAIDLIILDLRMPGEDGMQIARRIRDQSSLPIIVVSGRLDEADRVMALELGADDYVTKPFSPRELLARIRTVLRRSAATQVLTGRQLDVRAYRFAGWELNIGTRKLISPAGVRIDLTNGEFSLLSAFLAAPGRILSREQLLEASRLYDDVFDRSIDVQILRLRRKIEENPSTPQFIKTERGAGYTFAAAVEKLSSVAL; encoded by the coding sequence ATGAGCAACGACAATCCTCCGCATGTTCTCGTGGTGGATGACGACCCCGCCATCCGGACCCTCATCGAAGAGTATCTTCGCGACAACGATCTGCGAGTCACGGCTGCGTCGAACGGCAAGGAGATGACCGCGGCGCTGACGGAGCATGCGATCGATCTGATCATCCTCGACCTGCGGATGCCCGGCGAGGACGGCATGCAGATTGCCCGGCGCATACGCGACCAGTCGTCGCTTCCCATCATCGTGGTATCAGGCAGGCTCGACGAGGCCGACCGCGTCATGGCGCTCGAACTGGGCGCCGACGACTACGTCACCAAGCCCTTCAGCCCGCGCGAGTTGCTGGCGCGCATCCGCACCGTGTTGCGCCGCTCGGCCGCGACCCAGGTGTTGACCGGACGTCAGCTCGACGTCCGCGCCTATCGCTTTGCCGGTTGGGAGTTGAATATCGGCACGCGAAAGCTGATCTCGCCCGCCGGCGTACGGATCGATCTCACGAACGGCGAGTTCTCGCTGTTGAGCGCTTTTCTGGCCGCACCGGGGCGCATTCTGTCACGCGAGCAGTTACTGGAGGCGAGCCGTTTATACGACGACGTGTTCGACCGCTCCATTGATGTGCAGATCCTGCGCCTGCGTCGAAAGATCGAGGAAAATCCGTCGACGCCGCAATTTATCAAAACCGAGCGAGGCGCGGGCTACACCTTTGCTGCGGCCGTGGAAAAATTGAGTTCCGTCGCGCTATAA
- the soxC gene encoding sulfite dehydrogenase translates to MTNARNTSQDRPTSRARRRLLGGFAAGSLVASQRAGAANALLKPLEIAPWSRAPGAPILEHPYGLPSPHEADVVRRSARAWPLPGTASSMTPLADLFGTITPNGLVYERHHGGVPDIDPDQHRLVLHGLVRQPKLFTMDDLLRLPSESRIHFIECSGNTGGEWNGPSGQPVQLTHGLLSCCEWTGVRLSTLLEEVGGLSASSDGRTDGWMLAEGADAAAMTRSLPLERILERALVVYAQNGERLRPENGYPLRLIVPGFEGNTHVKWLRRLKFVDAPLQTREETSKYTSLLANGTARQFAFEMDAKSVITQPSPGHRLTTQGYYPISGFAWSGRGSIRKVEVSSDGGASWQLARLDGPVRDRALTRFQADWHWQGAPAAILSRATDSTGYVQPTREALVAARGLNSQYHYNAIQQWRVEASGEVRNA, encoded by the coding sequence ATGACGAACGCTCGCAACACCTCGCAAGACCGGCCCACCTCACGCGCTCGCCGCCGCTTGCTGGGCGGCTTCGCCGCGGGCAGTCTGGTGGCGTCCCAGCGTGCCGGCGCTGCCAACGCCCTGCTCAAGCCGCTCGAGATCGCGCCGTGGAGCCGCGCGCCAGGCGCGCCGATACTCGAGCATCCCTACGGACTGCCGTCGCCGCATGAGGCCGATGTGGTGCGGCGCAGCGCCCGCGCGTGGCCACTGCCGGGTACGGCCTCGTCGATGACGCCGCTCGCCGATCTGTTCGGCACAATCACGCCGAACGGCCTCGTCTACGAACGTCATCACGGCGGGGTGCCGGACATCGATCCCGATCAGCACCGTCTGGTGCTTCACGGTCTGGTCCGGCAGCCGAAGCTGTTCACCATGGACGACCTGCTGCGTCTGCCCTCCGAATCGCGCATTCACTTCATCGAATGCTCCGGGAATACTGGTGGCGAATGGAATGGGCCGAGCGGGCAACCGGTTCAGTTGACGCACGGCTTGCTGTCGTGTTGCGAATGGACCGGCGTGCGGCTGTCCACGCTGCTCGAAGAGGTCGGCGGCTTGTCGGCCTCCTCCGACGGACGAACCGACGGATGGATGCTCGCGGAAGGCGCCGATGCCGCGGCCATGACGCGCAGCCTGCCGCTCGAGCGCATCCTCGAGCGGGCGCTGGTGGTCTACGCGCAAAACGGCGAACGTCTGCGCCCGGAGAACGGCTATCCGCTGCGCCTGATCGTGCCGGGCTTCGAAGGCAACACTCACGTCAAATGGCTACGCCGTCTGAAGTTCGTCGACGCGCCCTTGCAGACTCGTGAGGAGACCTCAAAATACACCAGCCTGCTGGCGAACGGCACGGCCAGACAGTTTGCATTCGAGATGGACGCCAAGTCGGTGATCACGCAACCTTCGCCCGGCCATCGTCTGACCACCCAGGGCTATTACCCGATCAGCGGCTTCGCGTGGTCCGGCCGAGGCTCGATTCGCAAGGTCGAGGTATCGAGCGACGGCGGGGCAAGCTGGCAACTGGCGCGTCTGGATGGACCGGTGCGCGATCGCGCGTTGACGCGTTTTCAGGCGGACTGGCACTGGCAAGGCGCGCCCGCGGCGATCCTGTCGCGCGCCACGGATTCGACCGGTTACGTGCAGCCGACACGCGAGGCGCTGGTCGCCGCACGTGGGCTGAATTCGCAGTATCACTACAACGCCATTCAGCAATGGCGCGTCGAAGCGAGCGGCGAGGTGCGCAATGCCTAG